One segment of Scyliorhinus torazame isolate Kashiwa2021f chromosome 14, sScyTor2.1, whole genome shotgun sequence DNA contains the following:
- the LOC140389952 gene encoding hepatic and glial cell adhesion molecule-like isoform X5, with protein MQVFVFCLFIVCGEALNVRTDTINNAIAGEQALFPIQHQGTDQYDVTFRSKSPVAFKIFTWKSNNPEELHIVHPLYKHRVGIDGGFVMLNDVQVDDNGEYEINIDYYGTELKNRDESTFRMQVFEPVSQPETAILGNCKSSSNITLNCFVSNGTNVMMHWEKLSLFGVLNETYDGTLLVIDCVTEEEQYVYRCIAENPVSNATSDPLTVSLYNGANPKGKIHRLMFLVPLVMAVLAVPVPIILYLLWSTFFKGSKLPLTSPDHPVALWTPQT; from the exons ATGCAAGTATTTG TATTCTGTTTGTTTATAGTGTGTGGAGAAGCGTTGAATGTCAGAACTGATACCATCAACAACGCCATTGCAGGAGAACAGGCCCTATTCCCCATCCAGCATCAAGGCACCGATCAATATGATGTTACATTTAGATCGAAATCTCCTGTGGCCTTTAAGATTTTTACATGGAAATCTAATAATCCGGAGGAGCTGCATATTGTccacccactgtataaacaccgagTTGGAATTGACGGAGGTTTTGTGATGCTGAATGATGTACAGGTTGATGATAATGGAGAATATGAAATAAACATTGACTACTATGGGACAGAACTGAAAAACCGTGATGAAAGTACATTCAGGATGCAGGTCTTTG AACCAGTATCCCAGCCTGAAACAGCGATTCTTGGTAACTGTAAGAGTTCATCAAATATCACTTTGAACTGCTTTGTCTCCAATGGAACAAATGTCATGATGCACTGGGAAAAGTTGTCCTTGTTTGGAGTTCTCAATGAGACATATGATGGGACGCTGCTTGTTATAGACTGTGTTACCGAAGAGGAACAATATGTGTACAGATGCATCGCTGAAAACCCAGTCAGTAACGCAACCAGCGACCCCCTTACTGTCAGCCTTTATAACGGGGCCAATCCcaagg GTAAAATACACCGTTTGATGTTTCTGGTCCCTTTGGTGATGGCAGTTCTGGCAGTTCCGGTGCCAATCATTCTGTACCTCCTCTGGTCTACTTTCTTCAAGGGAAGCA aaCTTCCCTTGACCAGCCCTGACCATCCTGTTGCCCTTTGGACACCCCAGACATga
- the LOC140389952 gene encoding hepatic and glial cell adhesion molecule-like isoform X3, translating to MQVFVFCLFIVCGEALNVRTDTINNAIAGEQALFPIQHQGTDQYDVTFRSKSPVAFKIFTWKSNNPEELHIVHPLYKHRVGIDGGFVMLNDVQVDDNGEYEINIDYYGTELKNRDESTFRMQVFEPVSQPETAILGNCKSSSNITLNCFVSNGTNVMMHWEKLSLFGVLNETYDGTLLVIDCVTEEEQYVYRCIAENPVSNATSDPLTVSLYNGANPKGKIHRLMFLVPLVMAVLAVPVPIILYLLWSTFFKGSTIEFFQIQSVRWLPGRLHLDLPRELATSSRMACSIGGTSYTHVPADALPPLACCSSPSQCQPTTDEDRAAVLQKFNDLLRASRQCA from the exons ATGCAAGTATTTG TATTCTGTTTGTTTATAGTGTGTGGAGAAGCGTTGAATGTCAGAACTGATACCATCAACAACGCCATTGCAGGAGAACAGGCCCTATTCCCCATCCAGCATCAAGGCACCGATCAATATGATGTTACATTTAGATCGAAATCTCCTGTGGCCTTTAAGATTTTTACATGGAAATCTAATAATCCGGAGGAGCTGCATATTGTccacccactgtataaacaccgagTTGGAATTGACGGAGGTTTTGTGATGCTGAATGATGTACAGGTTGATGATAATGGAGAATATGAAATAAACATTGACTACTATGGGACAGAACTGAAAAACCGTGATGAAAGTACATTCAGGATGCAGGTCTTTG AACCAGTATCCCAGCCTGAAACAGCGATTCTTGGTAACTGTAAGAGTTCATCAAATATCACTTTGAACTGCTTTGTCTCCAATGGAACAAATGTCATGATGCACTGGGAAAAGTTGTCCTTGTTTGGAGTTCTCAATGAGACATATGATGGGACGCTGCTTGTTATAGACTGTGTTACCGAAGAGGAACAATATGTGTACAGATGCATCGCTGAAAACCCAGTCAGTAACGCAACCAGCGACCCCCTTACTGTCAGCCTTTATAACGGGGCCAATCCcaagg GTAAAATACACCGTTTGATGTTTCTGGTCCCTTTGGTGATGGCAGTTCTGGCAGTTCCGGTGCCAATCATTCTGTACCTCCTCTGGTCTACTTTCTTCAAGGGAAGCA CCATAGAATTTTTCCAGATCCAGTCAGTGCGATGGCTGCCAGGACGCCTGCATCTAGATCTTCCAAGGGAGCTCGCAACAAGCTCCAGGATGGCGTGCAGCATAGGCGGGACCTCCTACACCCACGTTCCTGCAGACGCTCTTCCACCCCTCGCCTGCTGTAGCAGCCCTAGTCAGTGCCAGCCCACTACAGACGAGGACAGGGCAGCAGTGCTTCAGAAGTTTAATGACCTTCTTCGGGCGTCCAGG CAATGTGCATGA
- the LOC140389952 gene encoding hepatic and glial cell adhesion molecule-like isoform X1: MQVFVFCLFIVCGEALNVRTDTINNAIAGEQALFPIQHQGTDQYDVTFRSKSPVAFKIFTWKSNNPEELHIVHPLYKHRVGIDGGFVMLNDVQVDDNGEYEINIDYYGTELKNRDESTFRMQVFEPVSQPETAILGNCKSSSNITLNCFVSNGTNVMMHWEKLSLFGVLNETYDGTLLVIDCVTEEEQYVYRCIAENPVSNATSDPLTVSLYNGANPKGKIHRLMFLVPLVMAVLAVPVPIILYLLWSTFFKGSRTHFYQPANLWNPPGRPLRPNLHDPRWPTCATHHFLLFAADKNGGNGFGSFWPSYTLLQWNLLDEGEAFRCRKVWILHLSKVLHFFPVNFYQIKIK; encoded by the exons ATGCAAGTATTTG TATTCTGTTTGTTTATAGTGTGTGGAGAAGCGTTGAATGTCAGAACTGATACCATCAACAACGCCATTGCAGGAGAACAGGCCCTATTCCCCATCCAGCATCAAGGCACCGATCAATATGATGTTACATTTAGATCGAAATCTCCTGTGGCCTTTAAGATTTTTACATGGAAATCTAATAATCCGGAGGAGCTGCATATTGTccacccactgtataaacaccgagTTGGAATTGACGGAGGTTTTGTGATGCTGAATGATGTACAGGTTGATGATAATGGAGAATATGAAATAAACATTGACTACTATGGGACAGAACTGAAAAACCGTGATGAAAGTACATTCAGGATGCAGGTCTTTG AACCAGTATCCCAGCCTGAAACAGCGATTCTTGGTAACTGTAAGAGTTCATCAAATATCACTTTGAACTGCTTTGTCTCCAATGGAACAAATGTCATGATGCACTGGGAAAAGTTGTCCTTGTTTGGAGTTCTCAATGAGACATATGATGGGACGCTGCTTGTTATAGACTGTGTTACCGAAGAGGAACAATATGTGTACAGATGCATCGCTGAAAACCCAGTCAGTAACGCAACCAGCGACCCCCTTACTGTCAGCCTTTATAACGGGGCCAATCCcaagg GTAAAATACACCGTTTGATGTTTCTGGTCCCTTTGGTGATGGCAGTTCTGGCAGTTCCGGTGCCAATCATTCTGTACCTCCTCTGGTCTACTTTCTTCAAGGGAAGCA ggacccatttttaccaaccggccaacctttggaacCCACCTGGCCGACCTTTGAgacccaaccttcacgacccacgttggccgacctgcgcgacccaccattttctcttgtttgctgctgacaaaaatggaggaaatggttttgggtccttttggccctcgtacacgctcctccaatggaacctgttggatgaaggtgaagccttccggtgtcggaaagtatggattctccatctgtccaaagttctgcatttttttcctgtaaacttttatcaaataaaaataaaataa
- the LOC140389952 gene encoding hepatic and glial cell adhesion molecule-like isoform X8, whose translation MQVFVFCLFIVCGEALNVRTDTINNAIAGEQALFPIQHQGTDQYDVTFRSKSPVAFKIFTWKSNNPEELHIVHPLYKHRVGIDGGFVMLNDVQVDDNGEYEINIDYYGTELKNRDESTFRMQVFEPVSQPETAILGNCKSSSNITLNCFVSNGTNVMMHWEKLSLFGVLNETYDGTLLVIDCVTEEEQYVYRCIAENPVSNATSDPLTVSLYNGANPKGKIHRLMFLVPLVMAVLAVPVPIILYLLWSTFFKGSNVYVC comes from the exons ATGCAAGTATTTG TATTCTGTTTGTTTATAGTGTGTGGAGAAGCGTTGAATGTCAGAACTGATACCATCAACAACGCCATTGCAGGAGAACAGGCCCTATTCCCCATCCAGCATCAAGGCACCGATCAATATGATGTTACATTTAGATCGAAATCTCCTGTGGCCTTTAAGATTTTTACATGGAAATCTAATAATCCGGAGGAGCTGCATATTGTccacccactgtataaacaccgagTTGGAATTGACGGAGGTTTTGTGATGCTGAATGATGTACAGGTTGATGATAATGGAGAATATGAAATAAACATTGACTACTATGGGACAGAACTGAAAAACCGTGATGAAAGTACATTCAGGATGCAGGTCTTTG AACCAGTATCCCAGCCTGAAACAGCGATTCTTGGTAACTGTAAGAGTTCATCAAATATCACTTTGAACTGCTTTGTCTCCAATGGAACAAATGTCATGATGCACTGGGAAAAGTTGTCCTTGTTTGGAGTTCTCAATGAGACATATGATGGGACGCTGCTTGTTATAGACTGTGTTACCGAAGAGGAACAATATGTGTACAGATGCATCGCTGAAAACCCAGTCAGTAACGCAACCAGCGACCCCCTTACTGTCAGCCTTTATAACGGGGCCAATCCcaagg GTAAAATACACCGTTTGATGTTTCTGGTCCCTTTGGTGATGGCAGTTCTGGCAGTTCCGGTGCCAATCATTCTGTACCTCCTCTGGTCTACTTTCTTCAAGGGAAGCA
- the LOC140389952 gene encoding hepatic and glial cell adhesion molecule-like isoform X7 has translation MQVFVFCLFIVCGEALNVRTDTINNAIAGEQALFPIQHQGTDQYDVTFRSKSPVAFKIFTWKSNNPEELHIVHPLYKHRVGIDGGFVMLNDVQVDDNGEYEINIDYYGTELKNRDESTFRMQVFEPVSQPETAILGNCKSSSNITLNCFVSNGTNVMMHWEKLSLFGVLNETYDGTLLVIDCVTEEEQYVYRCIAENPVSNATSDPLTVSLYNGANPKGKIHRLMFLVPLVMAVLAVPVPIILYLLWSTFFKGSTMCMRK, from the exons ATGCAAGTATTTG TATTCTGTTTGTTTATAGTGTGTGGAGAAGCGTTGAATGTCAGAACTGATACCATCAACAACGCCATTGCAGGAGAACAGGCCCTATTCCCCATCCAGCATCAAGGCACCGATCAATATGATGTTACATTTAGATCGAAATCTCCTGTGGCCTTTAAGATTTTTACATGGAAATCTAATAATCCGGAGGAGCTGCATATTGTccacccactgtataaacaccgagTTGGAATTGACGGAGGTTTTGTGATGCTGAATGATGTACAGGTTGATGATAATGGAGAATATGAAATAAACATTGACTACTATGGGACAGAACTGAAAAACCGTGATGAAAGTACATTCAGGATGCAGGTCTTTG AACCAGTATCCCAGCCTGAAACAGCGATTCTTGGTAACTGTAAGAGTTCATCAAATATCACTTTGAACTGCTTTGTCTCCAATGGAACAAATGTCATGATGCACTGGGAAAAGTTGTCCTTGTTTGGAGTTCTCAATGAGACATATGATGGGACGCTGCTTGTTATAGACTGTGTTACCGAAGAGGAACAATATGTGTACAGATGCATCGCTGAAAACCCAGTCAGTAACGCAACCAGCGACCCCCTTACTGTCAGCCTTTATAACGGGGCCAATCCcaagg GTAAAATACACCGTTTGATGTTTCTGGTCCCTTTGGTGATGGCAGTTCTGGCAGTTCCGGTGCCAATCATTCTGTACCTCCTCTGGTCTACTTTCTTCAAGGGAAGCA CAATGTGCATGAGGAAATAA
- the LOC140389952 gene encoding hepatic and glial cell adhesion molecule-like isoform X2 yields MQVFVCGEALNVRTDTINNAIAGEQALFPIQHQGTDQYDVTFRSKSPVAFKIFTWKSNNPEELHIVHPLYKHRVGIDGGFVMLNDVQVDDNGEYEINIDYYGTELKNRDESTFRMQVFEPVSQPETAILGNCKSSSNITLNCFVSNGTNVMMHWEKLSLFGVLNETYDGTLLVIDCVTEEEQYVYRCIAENPVSNATSDPLTVSLYNGANPKGKIHRLMFLVPLVMAVLAVPVPIILYLLWSTFFKGSRTHFYQPANLWNPPGRPLRPNLHDPRWPTCATHHFLLFAADKNGGNGFGSFWPSYTLLQWNLLDEGEAFRCRKVWILHLSKVLHFFPVNFYQIKIK; encoded by the exons ATGCAAGTATTTG TGTGTGGAGAAGCGTTGAATGTCAGAACTGATACCATCAACAACGCCATTGCAGGAGAACAGGCCCTATTCCCCATCCAGCATCAAGGCACCGATCAATATGATGTTACATTTAGATCGAAATCTCCTGTGGCCTTTAAGATTTTTACATGGAAATCTAATAATCCGGAGGAGCTGCATATTGTccacccactgtataaacaccgagTTGGAATTGACGGAGGTTTTGTGATGCTGAATGATGTACAGGTTGATGATAATGGAGAATATGAAATAAACATTGACTACTATGGGACAGAACTGAAAAACCGTGATGAAAGTACATTCAGGATGCAGGTCTTTG AACCAGTATCCCAGCCTGAAACAGCGATTCTTGGTAACTGTAAGAGTTCATCAAATATCACTTTGAACTGCTTTGTCTCCAATGGAACAAATGTCATGATGCACTGGGAAAAGTTGTCCTTGTTTGGAGTTCTCAATGAGACATATGATGGGACGCTGCTTGTTATAGACTGTGTTACCGAAGAGGAACAATATGTGTACAGATGCATCGCTGAAAACCCAGTCAGTAACGCAACCAGCGACCCCCTTACTGTCAGCCTTTATAACGGGGCCAATCCcaagg GTAAAATACACCGTTTGATGTTTCTGGTCCCTTTGGTGATGGCAGTTCTGGCAGTTCCGGTGCCAATCATTCTGTACCTCCTCTGGTCTACTTTCTTCAAGGGAAGCA ggacccatttttaccaaccggccaacctttggaacCCACCTGGCCGACCTTTGAgacccaaccttcacgacccacgttggccgacctgcgcgacccaccattttctcttgtttgctgctgacaaaaatggaggaaatggttttgggtccttttggccctcgtacacgctcctccaatggaacctgttggatgaaggtgaagccttccggtgtcggaaagtatggattctccatctgtccaaagttctgcatttttttcctgtaaacttttatcaaataaaaataaaataa